A stretch of Streptococcus sp. oral taxon 061 DNA encodes these proteins:
- a CDS encoding GNAT family N-acetyltransferase encodes MLRYLKATDVETICVINKEALGYAFSPEETAGQLAKLTQDSHHFLLGFEDSISHDLLGYVHAEVYESLYSKPGFNILALAVLPQTQGKGIGKTLLEGLEQEAEKRGYNFIRLNSADHRTGAHAFYERVGYTCDKMQKRFIKLIKGEDL; translated from the coding sequence ATGCTACGTTATTTGAAAGCGACAGATGTCGAAACAATTTGTGTCATTAACAAAGAAGCGCTAGGTTATGCTTTTAGTCCAGAGGAAACGGCTGGTCAACTAGCTAAGTTGACACAAGACTCCCATCACTTCCTACTTGGTTTTGAGGATTCAATTAGCCATGACTTACTTGGTTATGTTCATGCTGAGGTTTATGAATCCCTTTATTCAAAACCAGGTTTTAATATCCTAGCTTTAGCTGTTTTACCTCAAACACAAGGTAAAGGAATCGGTAAAACTTTGCTTGAAGGATTAGAACAGGAAGCAGAAAAACGTGGCTATAACTTTATTCGCTTAAATTCTGCAGACCATCGTACAGGTGCGCATGCATTTTATGAAAGAGTTGGTTATACCTGCGATAAAATGCAGAAACGATTCATTAAATTAATAAAAGGAGAAGACCTATGA
- a CDS encoding L-threonylcarbamoyladenylate synthase — MMEKIKQELEKGGAVVLPTETVYGLFAKALDKKAVNLVYQLKRRPRDKALNLNVAHLDDILNFSKNQPPYLQKLVDSFLPGPLTIILEANDKVPYWVNSDLTTVGFRMPSHPVTLELIREFGPLIGPSANISGHTSGVSFKEILKDLGQEVLGIEDDAFLTGQDSTIIDLSGSKVKILRQGSIKQEDILAKIREISFEEV, encoded by the coding sequence ATGATGGAGAAAATTAAGCAAGAGTTGGAAAAAGGTGGAGCTGTAGTTTTGCCGACAGAAACAGTTTATGGTCTCTTTGCAAAAGCGCTAGATAAAAAAGCTGTTAATCTTGTCTACCAGCTTAAACGTCGTCCAAGAGACAAGGCACTTAATCTTAATGTCGCTCATCTAGACGATATTTTGAACTTTTCTAAGAATCAGCCACCTTATTTACAAAAACTTGTTGATAGTTTTCTTCCTGGTCCATTGACCATTATCCTAGAAGCTAATGACAAGGTCCCTTACTGGGTTAATTCAGACTTGACGACTGTTGGATTTCGCATGCCGAGTCATCCCGTCACTCTAGAATTGATTCGTGAGTTTGGTCCCTTAATCGGCCCGTCTGCAAATATTTCAGGACATACAAGTGGAGTTAGCTTTAAAGAAATTTTAAAAGACTTAGGACAAGAGGTTCTGGGAATAGAAGATGATGCTTTTTTAACAGGTCAAGATTCGACTATTATAGACTTATCTGGCAGCAAGGTGAAGATTCTACGCCAAGGATCAATTAAACAAGAAGATATTCTTGCCAAGATACGTGAAATTTCTTTTGAAGAGGTATGA
- the prmC gene encoding peptide chain release factor N(5)-glutamine methyltransferase, with protein sequence MKLAQIFKDFEEKLIAQGEEAESLSFVYRSLKNLSFTDFVFALQQEVTDEDYKFVEDIYIKLASHIPAQYIIGHAEFYGMQLKVDERVLIPRPETEELVKLILTENPEKNLKVLDIGTGSGAIALALAKNRPDWSVTAADISQDALDLSLENAYAQNLNLSFIKSDCFSEISSKYDIIVSNPPYISRADETEVGLNVLHSEPHLALFADEDGLAIYRKIAEGSKDYLTDGGKIYLEIGYKQGQSVPALFMENLPEKRVRTLKDQFGQDRMVVIDDGEN encoded by the coding sequence ATGAAATTAGCTCAAATATTTAAAGATTTTGAGGAAAAGTTGATAGCACAAGGAGAGGAAGCAGAAAGCCTCTCTTTTGTCTATCGTAGTCTAAAAAATCTATCTTTTACAGACTTTGTCTTTGCCCTTCAGCAAGAAGTCACTGATGAAGATTACAAATTTGTAGAGGATATTTACATCAAGCTAGCTAGCCACATACCTGCCCAGTACATCATCGGTCATGCTGAATTCTATGGGATGCAGTTAAAAGTAGATGAGCGAGTCTTGATTCCTCGACCAGAGACAGAAGAGTTAGTGAAACTCATTTTGACTGAAAATCCTGAGAAAAATCTCAAGGTACTTGATATCGGAACAGGAAGCGGAGCGATAGCCCTTGCTTTAGCGAAAAATAGACCAGATTGGTCAGTTACGGCTGCAGATATTTCACAGGATGCTTTAGACTTATCATTGGAGAATGCTTACGCTCAAAATCTAAATCTCTCTTTTATCAAATCTGACTGTTTCTCCGAAATTTCTTCAAAATATGATATAATTGTATCCAATCCACCATACATTTCTCGAGCAGATGAAACAGAGGTTGGTTTGAATGTTTTGCATTCAGAACCACATTTGGCACTTTTTGCTGACGAGGATGGTCTCGCAATCTATCGCAAAATCGCGGAAGGTTCCAAAGACTATCTAACTGATGGTGGTAAGATTTATCTTGAAATTGGCTACAAACAAGGTCAAAGTGTACCCGCTCTCTTTATGGAAAATCTTCCAGAGAAACGAGTTCGTACTCTGAAAGACCAATTTGGTCAAGATAGGATGGTTGTCATTGATGATGGAGAAAATTAA
- the prfA gene encoding peptide chain release factor 1, with protein sequence MNIYDQLQAVEDRYEELGELLSDPDVVSDTKRFMELSKEEASTRDTVTAYREYKQVLQNIVDAEEMIKESGGDADLEEMAKQELKDAKAEKEEYEEKLKILLLPKDPNDDKNIILEIRGAAGGDEAALFAGDLLTMYQKYAEAQGWRFEVMEASMNGVGGFKEVVAMVSGQSVYSKLKYESGAHRVQRVPVTESQGRVHTSTATVLVMPEVEEVEYDIDPKDLRVDIYHASGAGGQNVNKVATAVRIVHLPTNIKVEMQEERTQQKNREKAMKIIRARVADHFAQIAQDEQDAERKSTIGTGDRSERIRTYNFPQNRVTDHRIGLTLQKLDTILAGKLDEVVDALVLFDQTQKLEELNK encoded by the coding sequence ATGAATATCTATGATCAACTACAAGCTGTAGAAGACCGTTATGAAGAATTAGGAGAATTGCTGAGTGACCCTGATGTCGTTTCAGATACCAAGCGTTTCATGGAGCTTTCAAAAGAAGAGGCTTCAACTCGTGACACAGTAACAGCCTACCGTGAGTACAAACAAGTCCTTCAAAACATCGTCGATGCTGAAGAAATGATTAAAGAATCAGGCGGAGATGCGGACTTGGAAGAAATGGCCAAGCAAGAGCTCAAAGATGCCAAGGCTGAAAAAGAAGAGTATGAAGAAAAATTGAAAATCTTGCTCCTTCCAAAGGATCCAAACGATGATAAGAACATCATCCTTGAAATCCGTGGAGCTGCTGGTGGAGATGAGGCAGCACTTTTTGCTGGTGACCTTCTAACAATGTACCAAAAGTATGCTGAAGCGCAAGGCTGGCGCTTTGAAGTTATGGAAGCCTCAATGAACGGTGTTGGTGGTTTTAAAGAAGTAGTTGCCATGGTTTCTGGTCAGTCAGTGTACTCTAAACTCAAGTATGAGTCTGGTGCTCACCGTGTACAGCGTGTCCCTGTGACAGAAAGTCAAGGTCGTGTGCATACCTCAACAGCGACTGTCCTTGTCATGCCTGAAGTCGAAGAAGTAGAATACGATATTGATCCAAAAGACCTTCGTGTGGATATCTACCACGCATCTGGTGCTGGTGGACAGAACGTCAACAAAGTTGCGACAGCTGTCCGTATTGTTCACTTACCAACCAATATCAAGGTTGAAATGCAGGAAGAACGTACCCAGCAGAAAAACCGTGAGAAGGCTATGAAGATCATCCGTGCGCGTGTTGCTGACCACTTTGCACAGATTGCCCAAGACGAGCAGGACGCTGAGCGTAAGTCTACTATCGGTACTGGTGACCGTTCTGAACGTATCCGTACTTATAACTTCCCACAAAACCGTGTGACGGACCACCGTATCGGCTTGACTTTACAAAAACTTGATACAATTCTAGCTGGTAAACTAGATGAAGTTGTAGATGCTTTGGTTCTTTTTGACCAAACACAAAAATTGGAAGAATTAAACAAATAA
- a CDS encoding thymidine kinase has translation MAQLYYRYGTMNSGKTIEILKVAYNYEEQGKGVVIMTSALDTRDGVGYVSSRIGMKRPAIAIDETTDIFGFIRDLPEKPYCVLVDEAQFLKRHHVYDLARVVDELDIPVMAFGLKNDFRNELFEGSKHLLLLADKIDEIKTICQYCKKKATMVLRTQDGLPVYDGEQIQIGGNETYISVCRKHYFAPEINKENNTE, from the coding sequence ATGGCACAGTTGTATTATCGTTATGGGACCATGAATTCAGGTAAGACGATTGAGATTCTCAAGGTAGCCTATAACTATGAGGAGCAAGGAAAAGGAGTTGTGATTATGACTTCAGCTCTGGATACACGTGACGGTGTCGGTTATGTCTCTAGTCGCATTGGAATGAAAAGACCAGCAATTGCCATTGACGAAACAACAGATATCTTTGGGTTTATCCGGGATTTGCCTGAAAAGCCTTACTGTGTGCTTGTTGATGAAGCTCAATTTCTAAAACGTCATCATGTTTACGATTTAGCTCGTGTTGTCGATGAGTTAGATATACCTGTTATGGCATTTGGTTTGAAGAATGACTTTCGCAATGAGCTGTTTGAAGGTTCCAAACACCTCTTGCTTTTAGCAGATAAGATTGATGAGATTAAGACCATTTGTCAGTATTGCAAGAAAAAAGCGACTATGGTTTTGCGTACGCAGGACGGACTGCCTGTTTATGATGGTGAACAAATCCAGATTGGTGGAAATGAAACCTATATCTCAGTTTGCCGTAAGCATTATTTTGCCCCTGAAATCAATAAGGAGAATAACACAGAATGA
- a CDS encoding 4-oxalocrotonate tautomerase, protein MPFVRIDLFEGRTLEQKKALAKEVTEAVVRNTGAPQSAVHVIINDMPEGTYFPQGEMRTK, encoded by the coding sequence ATGCCATTTGTACGCATCGATTTATTTGAAGGACGCACGCTAGAGCAAAAGAAAGCCCTAGCTAAGGAAGTTACAGAAGCTGTTGTTCGTAACACAGGAGCACCTCAGTCAGCTGTTCACGTTATTATTAACGATATGCCTGAAGGAACTTATTTCCCACAAGGTGAAATGCGCACTAAATAA
- the mnmE gene encoding tRNA uridine-5-carboxymethylaminomethyl(34) synthesis GTPase MnmE — translation MITREFDTIAAISTPLGEGAIGIVRLSGTDSFAIAQKIFKGKDLSKVDSHTLNYGHIVDPQTGKVMDEVMVGAMKSPKTFTREDIIEINTHGGIAVTNEILQLAIREGARMAEPGEFTKRAFLNGRVDLTQAEAVMDIIRAKTDKAMNIAVKQLDGSLSDLINNTRQEILNTLAQVEVNIDYPEYDDVEEATTAVVREKTLEFERLLTNLLKTARRGKILREGISTAIIGRPNVGKSSLLNNLLREDKAIVTDIAGTTRDVIEEYVNINGVPLKLIDTAGIRETDDIVEQIGVERSKKALKEADLVLLVLNASEPLTAQDRQLLEISQDTNRIILLNKTDLPEAIETQELPEDVIRISVLKNQNIDKIEERINNLFFENAGLVEQDATYLSNARHISLIEKAVESLQAVNKGLELGMPVDLLQVDLTRTWEILGEITGDAAPDELITQLFSQFCLGK, via the coding sequence ATGATTACACGTGAATTTGATACCATCGCAGCAATCTCGACACCGCTTGGTGAAGGGGCTATTGGGATTGTTCGTTTAAGCGGAACGGATAGTTTTGCCATTGCGCAGAAAATTTTTAAAGGCAAGGACTTGAGTAAGGTTGACAGCCATACACTTAACTACGGCCACATCGTTGACCCACAGACAGGTAAGGTCATGGATGAGGTTATGGTGGGAGCTATGAAGTCTCCAAAGACCTTCACTCGTGAGGACATTATTGAAATTAATACCCACGGTGGAATCGCCGTAACTAATGAAATTCTCCAGCTAGCTATCCGTGAAGGTGCTCGAATGGCAGAGCCTGGTGAATTTACCAAGCGTGCCTTCTTGAACGGTCGTGTCGACTTGACTCAAGCTGAAGCTGTTATGGATATCATCCGTGCCAAGACAGACAAGGCCATGAATATTGCGGTCAAACAACTAGATGGTTCACTATCTGATCTTATTAACAATACGCGCCAAGAGATTCTCAATACTCTGGCACAAGTCGAAGTCAATATCGACTACCCTGAGTATGACGATGTGGAAGAAGCTACTACTGCTGTTGTCCGTGAAAAGACTTTAGAATTTGAACGATTATTGACCAATCTTCTAAAAACAGCACGCCGAGGTAAAATCCTCCGTGAAGGGATTTCAACTGCCATCATTGGTCGCCCCAACGTTGGGAAGTCTAGCCTACTCAATAACCTCTTGCGCGAAGATAAGGCCATTGTAACTGATATTGCAGGGACAACTCGAGACGTCATTGAAGAATACGTCAATATCAACGGTGTTCCACTGAAATTGATTGATACTGCAGGTATTCGTGAAACGGATGATATTGTCGAGCAAATCGGTGTTGAACGCTCCAAGAAAGCCCTCAAGGAAGCTGACTTGGTACTACTAGTACTGAACGCTAGTGAACCTCTTACTGCTCAGGACCGACAACTTCTTGAAATCAGCCAAGATACCAACCGTATCATCCTACTGAACAAAACTGACCTACCTGAGGCTATTGAAACTCAGGAACTTCCTGAAGATGTCATCCGTATTTCAGTCCTTAAAAATCAAAACATCGATAAGATTGAAGAGCGCATCAATAACCTCTTCTTTGAAAATGCTGGCTTGGTCGAACAGGATGCAACCTACCTATCCAATGCCCGTCATATTTCATTAATTGAAAAGGCAGTTGAAAGTCTGCAAGCAGTTAACAAAGGTCTTGAACTGGGCATGCCAGTTGATTTACTTCAAGTTGATTTGACACGTACTTGGGAAATTCTTGGGGAAATCACCGGTGATGCAGCGCCAGATGAACTCATTACTCAATTGTTCAGCCAATTCTGTTTAGGAAAATAA
- the hemH gene encoding ferrochelatase translates to MKKAILMMTFGSPEEITFEGVADFFTNIRRGVRPQDHEIQTLYDNYVRIGGTPLQKITREEVALVEARLGNEYSVYFANKFSTPFIPDVIRQMEADGIEKCICLILEPHYSFYSVMGYEKFLESKQIQFLVIKDWYQEEALLNYWTDEIAKILKEKVKKDSFKVIFSAHSVPIFALDFGDPYIDQIFENSKLIAEKLDLNPDQYTNTWQSESDIGIPWIKPDVLEYLREQEEHPEHYIFVPISFISEHIEVLFDNDVECYDLCQELGVNYHRPPMPNTDSRLIDALGNIIRANEHKEFREFLPEEETFDELVPSEETKDILDESQDLQMPEFVKKLIEKKGRENVKMPYLIKKMLEKAGKLPKD, encoded by the coding sequence ATGAAAAAAGCGATTTTAATGATGACATTTGGTTCCCCAGAAGAGATTACCTTTGAAGGAGTAGCCGACTTTTTTACTAACATTCGTCGTGGAGTTCGACCTCAAGATCACGAGATTCAAACACTTTATGATAATTATGTTCGAATTGGAGGAACTCCACTACAAAAAATTACCCGTGAAGAAGTTGCCTTAGTAGAAGCTAGATTGGGAAATGAATATAGTGTCTATTTTGCCAATAAATTTTCAACTCCCTTTATTCCAGACGTGATTCGGCAAATGGAAGCAGATGGAATTGAAAAGTGTATTTGCTTGATTTTGGAGCCACACTATTCCTTTTACTCTGTCATGGGTTATGAAAAGTTTTTGGAAAGCAAACAAATTCAGTTTTTAGTTATTAAGGACTGGTATCAAGAAGAAGCCCTATTAAACTATTGGACAGATGAAATTGCTAAGATTTTAAAAGAAAAGGTGAAAAAGGATAGCTTTAAAGTCATCTTCTCTGCCCACAGTGTGCCCATTTTTGCCTTGGATTTTGGTGATCCCTATATCGACCAGATTTTCGAAAATAGCAAGTTAATTGCTGAGAAATTAGACTTAAATCCAGACCAATATACCAACACTTGGCAGAGTGAAAGTGATATTGGTATTCCTTGGATTAAACCAGATGTTCTGGAATATCTTAGAGAACAGGAAGAACATCCAGAGCATTATATTTTTGTACCTATTAGTTTTATTAGTGAGCACATTGAAGTTTTGTTTGATAATGATGTGGAATGTTATGATTTATGTCAGGAATTGGGTGTGAACTACCATCGTCCACCAATGCCAAATACAGATTCTCGTTTGATTGATGCCTTGGGCAATATTATTCGAGCTAATGAACATAAAGAATTTAGAGAATTCCTCCCAGAAGAAGAAACTTTTGATGAATTAGTCCCTTCGGAGGAAACTAAGGATATTTTAGATGAATCACAAGACTTACAAATGCCAGAATTTGTTAAAAAATTAATTGAGAAAAAAGGTCGTGAAAATGTCAAGATGCCTTATTTAATCAAAAAAATGCTTGAAAAAGCTGGCAAATTACCTAAAGACTAA
- the pepT gene encoding peptidase T yields MKYPTLLERFLTYVKVNTRSDEHSTTTPSTQSQVDFATNVLIPEMKRVGLQNVYYLPNGFAIGTLPANDPSLTRKIGFISHMDTADFNAEGVNPQVIENYDGGVIELGNSGFKLDPADFKSLEKYPGQTLITTDGTTLLGADDKSGIAEIMTAIEYLTAHPEIKHCEIRVGFGPDEEIGVGANKFDAEDFNVDFAYTVDGGPLGELQYETFSAAGAELHFQGRNVHPGTAKGQMVNALQLAIDFHNQLPAGDRPELTEGYQGFYHLMDVTGTVEEARASYIIRDFEKETFEARKVAMQAIADKMNQELGSDRVTLTLTDQYYNMKEVIEKDMTPITIAKAVMENLDITPIIEPIRGGTDGSKISFMGIPTPNIFAGGENMHGRFEYVSLQTMERAVDTIIGIVAYKD; encoded by the coding sequence ATGAAATATCCAACATTGTTGGAGCGTTTTTTGACTTATGTCAAAGTCAATACTCGTTCTGACGAACATTCAACCACTACACCAAGTACCCAAAGTCAAGTAGACTTCGCAACTAATGTCCTCATCCCTGAGATGAAACGTGTTGGTTTGCAAAATGTTTACTACCTACCAAACGGTTTTGCTATCGGAACCTTACCAGCCAACGACCCAAGTTTGACTCGTAAGATCGGTTTTATCTCTCACATGGATACAGCTGATTTTAATGCTGAAGGTGTCAATCCACAAGTTATTGAAAACTACGACGGTGGTGTTATCGAGCTTGGCAATTCTGGTTTCAAGCTTGATCCAGCAGATTTTAAGAGCTTAGAGAAATATCCAGGACAAACCTTGATTACTACTGATGGAACTACTTTGCTCGGGGCTGATGACAAATCTGGTATCGCTGAAATCATGACCGCTATCGAATACTTGACTGCTCATCCTGAGATTAAACACTGTGAAATCCGTGTTGGCTTTGGTCCTGATGAAGAAATCGGTGTTGGTGCTAATAAATTTGATGCAGAAGACTTCAATGTTGACTTTGCTTATACAGTTGACGGTGGACCTCTAGGTGAATTGCAGTATGAAACCTTCTCTGCTGCAGGAGCTGAACTTCACTTCCAAGGCCGTAATGTTCACCCAGGAACAGCTAAAGGACAAATGGTCAACGCTCTCCAGTTAGCCATCGACTTCCACAATCAACTCCCAGCTGGTGACCGACCTGAGTTGACTGAGGGTTACCAAGGTTTCTACCATCTCATGGATGTAACCGGAACTGTCGAGGAAGCGCGTGCTAGCTACATCATTCGCGATTTTGAAAAAGAAACCTTTGAAGCGCGTAAGGTTGCCATGCAAGCTATTGCTGATAAGATGAACCAAGAACTTGGTAGTGATCGTGTAACCTTGACTTTGACAGACCAATACTACAACATGAAAGAAGTTATCGAAAAGGATATGACTCCAATCACTATTGCTAAAGCAGTGATGGAAAATCTTGATATTACTCCTATTATCGAGCCTATCCGTGGAGGAACAGACGGTTCTAAAATTTCTTTTATGGGAATTCCAACTCCAAATATCTTCGCTGGTGGTGAAAATATGCATGGACGTTTTGAATATGTCAGCCTTCAAACTATGGAGCGTGCAGTTGATACAATCATTGGCATTGTAGCTTATAAAGACTAA
- a CDS encoding pneumococcal-type histidine triad protein, with protein sequence MKVNKKYLAGSAVVFALSVCAYALNQHQAPEKKESNRVSYVDGKESEAKKNESLTPDQVSKKEGIEAEQIVTKITDQGYVTSHGDHFHFYNGKVPYDAIFSEELVMKDPNYQLKDEDIINEIKGGYIIKVDGKYYVYLKDASHADNIRSKEQIERQKQEHTSDQSSVSTEVLAARAQGRYTTDDGYVFNPADIIEDTGDAFIVPHGGHYHYIPKSDLSAGELAAAKAYLSGNSSALSQPLSLTPNNGVSAADDGYVFNPNDIVRDTGDAYIVRHGDHYHYIPKSSLNNHQAQSNTPNLESPSNSTPNNPLPHVHHEEEEHDHGFDANRIISEDSEGFVMSHGDHNHYFFKKDLTPEQIKAAQDHLKAKSPVTPSPSHEDHDEDEHDHHHGEDHDHGFAVDRVISEDDKGFVVSHGDHAHYFFKKDLSAEQIKAAQEHLHGHSQTEVPKDNHNTPKENEVKHEHHEDEHDHGFAAERVISEDEQGFVVSHGDHAHYFFKKDLSKEQIKAAQEHLHGHHQAEPVKPLAKTVESFSRDASDEEKMAYISKTYGVPLEAIRISNGFFVFGNPDQAYDPTHIHPYAVRKEHVRIPLQTGDAELDFLNELYTTALRDGVSPYSLQVENGSFVIPHGDHNHYIKVQTKGYEVALKNKIPALQSNYQPGAFDETTVQNKVEQLLAESREVYKDKPILQRQIELALGQFSENMKKLSTNSTAGYLAALDLFDKQYIHIDSSVKPTEISPLDKKYQALVDKINTLDTDAYGLPKKDLLTQLQENKLAQDEAGLDSVEAKLQALQDFNDRTGVTTVEYIKYFYQHLSDNHLNDTLRNKIANLTWTLYQSQSFLKATDLNKLFPEIYQTKLEVEEALKNEPVTSKPSETILDTEKVDGHSAKTAVYEFLKGLYDDIKPEEQSNHVRKAQVEGLLTKAEELVAQVKEEGVKASLADEVKNLKAALDKDDADLDELNTQVQDLIKRISQTIQTERENANQDPEVLLLYQKLYNGVLALHTYLEMNNGSDADFEKVDALFDKLSAASKDKQALLALAQEIVSLNQEFQSKVKPVEVNTETANKETNDKQAESTLTPATTSSETREKVAE encoded by the coding sequence ATGAAAGTTAATAAAAAATATTTAGCAGGTTCTGCAGTTGTCTTTGCCTTAAGTGTCTGCGCTTACGCTTTAAATCAACATCAAGCACCTGAGAAAAAAGAAAGCAATCGTGTATCATATGTTGATGGAAAAGAATCTGAAGCTAAGAAAAATGAATCTCTGACACCGGACCAAGTTAGCAAGAAGGAAGGAATAGAAGCTGAGCAGATTGTTACTAAGATTACAGACCAAGGATATGTGACTTCACACGGCGACCATTTTCATTTTTACAATGGTAAGGTACCATATGATGCCATCTTTAGCGAAGAGTTAGTCATGAAAGATCCAAACTATCAGTTGAAAGATGAAGATATTATCAATGAGATTAAGGGTGGCTACATTATCAAGGTGGATGGGAAGTACTATGTCTACTTGAAAGATGCTAGTCATGCAGATAATATTCGTAGCAAAGAGCAAATTGAGCGCCAAAAACAAGAACATACTTCAGATCAAAGTAGTGTAAGCACAGAAGTTCTTGCTGCTAGAGCACAAGGTCGATACACAACCGACGATGGGTATGTCTTTAATCCTGCGGATATCATAGAGGATACAGGTGATGCATTTATCGTTCCTCACGGAGGTCATTATCATTACATTCCTAAGAGTGATCTGTCAGCGGGTGAATTAGCTGCCGCAAAGGCTTATTTATCTGGCAATAGTTCAGCTCTCAGTCAACCCTTGTCACTGACACCGAATAATGGTGTTTCTGCAGCAGATGATGGTTATGTCTTTAACCCTAATGATATTGTCAGAGATACTGGCGATGCTTATATCGTACGACATGGGGACCACTATCACTATATCCCTAAATCATCTCTTAACAATCATCAAGCACAATCTAACACTCCAAACTTAGAAAGTCCTTCTAATTCTACACCAAATAATCCGTTACCACATGTTCACCATGAAGAAGAGGAACACGATCATGGTTTTGATGCAAATAGAATTATAAGTGAAGATTCAGAAGGTTTTGTCATGAGTCATGGTGATCACAATCATTACTTCTTTAAGAAAGATTTGACACCTGAGCAAATCAAGGCAGCACAAGATCATTTGAAAGCTAAGTCACCAGTGACACCAAGTCCAAGTCATGAGGACCATGATGAAGATGAGCATGACCACCATCATGGTGAAGACCATGATCACGGCTTTGCAGTTGATCGAGTGATCAGTGAAGATGATAAAGGATTTGTAGTTTCACATGGAGATCATGCACATTATTTCTTTAAAAAAGATTTGTCAGCAGAGCAGATAAAGGCAGCTCAAGAACATTTACATGGGCATAGCCAAACAGAAGTTCCAAAAGATAATCATAACACTCCTAAAGAGAATGAAGTGAAACACGAGCATCATGAAGATGAACATGATCATGGCTTTGCAGCTGAGCGAGTGATTAGTGAGGATGAGCAAGGTTTTGTGGTTTCACATGGAGACCATGCCCACTATTTCTTTAAGAAAGATTTGTCGAAAGAGCAGATTAAGGCGGCGCAGGAACATTTACATGGACACCATCAGGCAGAGCCTGTAAAACCTCTTGCCAAGACTGTTGAAAGTTTCTCTCGAGATGCCAGCGATGAAGAAAAGATGGCTTATATCTCTAAAACCTATGGTGTTCCGCTTGAAGCGATCCGAATTTCAAATGGATTCTTTGTATTCGGAAATCCAGACCAGGCTTATGACCCAACTCACATTCACCCTTACGCCGTTCGTAAGGAACACGTTCGTATTCCGCTTCAAACAGGTGATGCAGAGCTTGATTTCCTAAACGAACTCTATACAACTGCTCTACGTGATGGAGTCTCTCCTTATAGCTTGCAGGTTGAAAATGGTAGCTTTGTTATCCCTCATGGCGACCACAACCACTATATTAAAGTTCAAACCAAGGGCTATGAAGTGGCTCTAAAAAACAAAATACCTGCCTTGCAATCTAACTACCAACCAGGTGCATTTGATGAAACGACTGTTCAAAACAAGGTTGAACAACTTCTAGCAGAAAGTCGTGAAGTTTACAAGGATAAACCTATTTTACAAAGACAAATTGAGCTTGCCTTAGGTCAATTCTCTGAAAATATGAAGAAGCTTTCAACCAATTCTACAGCTGGCTATCTGGCTGCTTTAGATCTCTTTGACAAACAGTATATTCACATTGACTCAAGTGTCAAACCAACAGAAATCAGTCCTTTAGACAAGAAATATCAAGCTTTAGTAGATAAGATTAATACCTTAGACACAGATGCTTACGGACTTCCTAAGAAGGATTTATTGACTCAGCTTCAAGAAAATAAACTAGCCCAAGATGAAGCAGGTTTAGATTCAGTTGAAGCTAAGCTACAAGCTTTGCAAGATTTTAATGACCGTACTGGAGTTACAACAGTCGAGTACATTAAGTATTTCTATCAACATTTATCTGATAATCACTTAAATGACACTCTTAGAAATAAAATTGCTAACTTAACTTGGACACTTTATCAATCACAATCCTTCCTTAAGGCGACTGACTTGAACAAACTATTCCCAGAAATCTATCAAACAAAACTGGAAGTTGAAGAAGCTCTGAAGAATGAACCTGTTACAAGTAAGCCTTCTGAAACGATTTTAGATACAGAAAAAGTGGATGGCCATAGTGCTAAAACAGCAGTCTATGAGTTCTTGAAAGGTTTGTATGATGATATTAAGCCTGAGGAACAAAGCAATCATGTTCGAAAAGCTCAAGTAGAAGGACTCTTAACGAAAGCTGAAGAATTAGTTGCTCAAGTCAAAGAAGAAGGCGTAAAAGCTTCACTCGCTGACGAGGTGAAAAACCTGAAAGCTGCTCTAGATAAAGACGATGCAGACCTTGATGAACTAAACACACAAGTCCAAGATCTTATAAAACGTATTTCACAAACCATTCAGACTGAACGTGAGAATGCTAATCAAGACCCAGAGGTTTTGCTTCTCTATCAAAAATTATATAATGGAGTCCTTGCCCTACATACTTATTTGGAAATGAATAATGGTTCTGATGCGGACTTTGAAAAAGTGGATGCTTTGTTTGATAAATTATCAGCTGCAAGTAAAGACAAGCAAGCTCTTCTAGCTCTTGCGCAAGAAATTGTCTCATTAAATCAGGAATTTCAATCTAAAGTCAAGCCAGTTGAAGTTAACACCGAAACAGCCAATAAAGAAACAAACGATAAACAAGCTGAGTCAACCTTAACTCCTGCAACTACATCTTCAGAAACAAGAGAAAAAGTAGCAGAATAA